Proteins from a single region of Hordeum vulgare subsp. vulgare chromosome 6H, MorexV3_pseudomolecules_assembly, whole genome shotgun sequence:
- the LOC123404529 gene encoding thionin BTH7 translates to MATNKSIKSVVICVLILGLVLEQVQVEGKSCCKNTTGRNCYNACRFAGGSRPVCATACGCKIISGPTCPRDYPKLNLLPESGEPNATEYCTIGCRTSVCDNMDNVSRGQEMKFDMGLCSNACARFCNDGEVIQSVEA, encoded by the exons ATGGCAACCAACAAGAGTATTAAGAGCGTGGTTATTTGTGTTCTCATATTGGGTTTAGTTCTGGAGCAGGTCCAAGTAGAAGGCAAGAGTTGCTGCAAGAACACGACGGGCAGAAACTGCTACAACGCCTGCCGTTTCGCCGGTGGTTCCCGACCAGTCTGCGCAACTGCTTGTGGTTGTAAAATCATAAGCGGCCCAACATGTCCTAGGGACTATCCTAAGCTGAATCTTCTCCCTGAATCCG GTGAACCAAATGCGACTGAGTACTGCACAATTGGATGCAGGACTTCCGTTTGTGACAACATGGACAATG TTTCCCGTGGCCAAGAGATGAAATTCGACATGGGACTCTGCAGCAACGCATGTGCCCGTTTCTGTAATGATGGTGAAGTCATTCAGTCTGTTGAAGCCTAA